Proteins from a genomic interval of Danio rerio strain Tuebingen ecotype United States chromosome 4, GRCz12tu, whole genome shotgun sequence:
- the socs2 gene encoding suppressor of cytokine signaling 2, with the protein MTCHSSDSTESIENERRSQSETQVADTEQSRIATAMRDLKNTGWYWGSLTANEAKEILQDTSEGTFLVRDSSQRDYLFTISAMTSAGPTNLRIEYKDGKFKLDSVVLVKPKLKQFDSVVHLVEHYVQLSRTSCKGRTNQIAPSNGTVQLLLTTPVYTATPSLQHLCRIAINKTTRRVQELPLPNRLKDYLTDYTYNV; encoded by the exons ATGACCTGTCACTCATCCGACTCCACGGAAAGCATCGAGAATGAAAGGAGATCGCAATCCGAAACCCAAGTCGCCGACACCGAGCAGAGTCGCATTGCCACTGCCATGAGAGACCTTAAAAACACTG GCTGGTATTGGGGCAGCCTGACAGCCAATGAAGCCAAGGAGATCCTGCAGGACACGTCGGAGGGGACGTTTCTCGTCCGGGACAGCTCTCAGAGGGACTACCTCTTCACCATCTCCGCCATGACATCTGCGGGACCGACCAACCTGCGGATCGAATACAAGGACGGCAAGTTCAAGCTGGACTCTGTGGTGCTGGTCAAACCCAAACTCAAGCAGTTCGACAGCGTGGTGCATCTCGTGGAGCATTACGTGCAGCTGTCCCGGACGTCTTGTAAAGGCAGGACTAACCAAATCGCCCCGTCCAATGGTACCGTGCAGCTGCTTCTCACGACTCCGGTGTACACGGCCACGCCGTCCCTGCAGCACCTGTGCCGTATTGCCATCAATAAAACCACACGACGGGTACAAGAACTTCCTTTGCCCAACCGGCTGAAGGATTACCTGACAGACTACACTTATAATGTATAG
- the socs2 gene encoding suppressor of cytokine signaling 2 isoform X1, with amino-acid sequence MTCHSSDSTESIENERRSQSETQVADTEQSRIATAMRDLKNTAGWYWGSLTANEAKEILQDTSEGTFLVRDSSQRDYLFTISAMTSAGPTNLRIEYKDGKFKLDSVVLVKPKLKQFDSVVHLVEHYVQLSRTSCKGRTNQIAPSNGTVQLLLTTPVYTATPSLQHLCRIAINKTTRRVQELPLPNRLKDYLTDYTYNV; translated from the exons ATGACCTGTCACTCATCCGACTCCACGGAAAGCATCGAGAATGAAAGGAGATCGCAATCCGAAACCCAAGTCGCCGACACCGAGCAGAGTCGCATTGCCACTGCCATGAGAGACCTTAAAAACACTG CAGGCTGGTATTGGGGCAGCCTGACAGCCAATGAAGCCAAGGAGATCCTGCAGGACACGTCGGAGGGGACGTTTCTCGTCCGGGACAGCTCTCAGAGGGACTACCTCTTCACCATCTCCGCCATGACATCTGCGGGACCGACCAACCTGCGGATCGAATACAAGGACGGCAAGTTCAAGCTGGACTCTGTGGTGCTGGTCAAACCCAAACTCAAGCAGTTCGACAGCGTGGTGCATCTCGTGGAGCATTACGTGCAGCTGTCCCGGACGTCTTGTAAAGGCAGGACTAACCAAATCGCCCCGTCCAATGGTACCGTGCAGCTGCTTCTCACGACTCCGGTGTACACGGCCACGCCGTCCCTGCAGCACCTGTGCCGTATTGCCATCAATAAAACCACACGACGGGTACAAGAACTTCCTTTGCCCAACCGGCTGAAGGATTACCTGACAGACTACACTTATAATGTATAG
- the ncaph2 gene encoding condensin-2 complex subunit H2 isoform X1 has product MDSVETRYAHLLQPLRDLTKNWDIDLASQLGEYLEELDQMTISFDGGKTMMNFAEAALLIQGSTCIYGRKVELLHTLVFQTLDYISNKNKKRDKQGSSSDGNQEQAPSGSEGDGCEFDEIEQDENVNTHNITMKDPTEPVRIIRLPPESLIPAESHEKQKYPLLSLKGELLGSCKDFRINTFTMDEAGLMRLGSNTHFLKGVAEVQRDFSVHLPEPLQIEGEAAAANGGYDEEVDGGAEVLPPLEDHGMEVESDEWVERHEAPSEGRMLRPRPAVQPVSEEPKQLKETVDPWKLHDPYATFGEDKPLKAGKCYKVPAGLDESGKRKRKGPSKLQDFGTWFNKAFETADRKLKNGPTFPDLNYIFVSKMDQRLKVQRQMLRKRGVFVSDEELKKTYLEPENVEDQVEVIRHPDADGDDYSDEEHDNLADDLEPAEHLDDQEQIFQDLHMSRMSYEDLVKKSVDLFLVNSQKYAQETALSRRVKDWEDSINPHLAAQEISPAFDIHEYGDRIVHALSNVGVKKSFAFVVRGKENTEACRYMLAALQLANDYTVEVDKVDGLDCSVDTMELTLLTTQRAHERLKTYNATAATDIP; this is encoded by the exons ATGGACTCTGTGGAGACAAGATATGCCCATTTACTGCAACCCTTGCGGGACCTCACCAAGAACTGGGACATAGACTTGGCCAGCCAGCTTGGAGAATATCTCGAGGAG CTGGACCAGATGACTATTTCATTTGATGGTGGAAAGACCATGATGAACTTTGCAGAGGCTGCACTTTTGATTCAAGGATCAACATGCATCTATGGCAGAAAG GTGGAGCTCCTTCACACTCTGGTGTTCCAAACATTGGACTACATctctaataaaaacaaaaa ACGTGATAAACAAGGTTCTTCATCAGATGGAAACCAAGAACAAGCTCCTTCGGGAAGCGAAGGCGATGGTTGTGAG ttTGATGAGATTGAGCAGGATGAGAATGTCAACACTCACAATATTACAATGAAAGATCCAACAGAG CCAGTGAGAATTATCCGTCTTCCTCCTGAATCTCTCATTCCTGCTGAATCACACGAGAAGCAAAAATACCCCCTTCTAAG TCTTAAAGGGGAGCTTCTTGGCAGCTGTAAGGATTTCCGCATTAATACTTTCACCATGGATGAAGCAGGATTGATGCGTCTGGGCTCCAACACTCACTTCCTTAAAGGTGTTGCAGAAGTCCAACGCGACTTCTCTGTTCATTTACCTGAACCCCTTCAGATCG AAGGTGAAGCAGCTGCGGCTAATGGTGGATATGATGAAGAAGTTGATGGTGGGGCAGAGGTTCTTCCTCCACTAGAGGATCATGGGATGGAGGTGGAGTCTGATGAGTGGGTGGAAAGGCACGAG GCCCCCAGTGAAGGGAGGATGTTGAGACCCAGACCTGCAGTACAGCCAGTCTCAGAGGAACCCAAGCAGCTTAAG GAAACAGTAGATCCATGGAAGTTGCATGACCCATACGCTACATTTGGGGAGGACAAGCCTCTCAAAGcag GAAAGTGCTATAAAGTGCCAGCAGGCCTTGATGAGTCTGGGAAGAGGAAAAGAAAGGGGCCTTCAAAACTGCAGGACTTTGGGACCTGGTTCAATAAAGCCT TTGAGACTGCAGATCGCAAGCTCAAGAATGGACCTACTTTTCCTG ACCTTAATTACATATTTGTGAGCAAAATGGATCAGCGTTTGAAAGTACAAAGGCAGATGCTCAGGAAAAGG ggtgtTTTTGTCTCTGATGAAGAGTTAAAGAAAACTTACTTGGAGCCAGAGAATGTGGAGGACCAGGTCGAGGTGATCCGGCATCCAGACGCAGATG GAGACGACTATTCAGATGAGGAACATGATAACTTAGCTGATGATCTTGAACCTGCGGAGCACCTCGATGACCAGGAGCAGATTTTCCAGGACTTGCACATGAGCCGAATGAGTTATGAAGATCTGGTTAAGAAGAGTGTG GATCTGTTTCTGGTGAACTCTCAGAAGTATGCTCAAGAGACGGCGCTGTCTCGAAGAGTCAAGGACTGGGAGGACAGCATTAACCCTCATCTTGCTGCTCAG GAGATTAGTCCAGCTTTTGACATCCATGAGTATGGAGACAGAATTGTCCACGCGCTCTCTAATGTTGGGGTGAAAAAATCATTTGCTTTTGTCGTGAGAGGAAAGGAGAACACCGAAGCCTGCAGATACATGCTGGCAGCTCTTCAGCTG